In Mytilus edulis chromosome 3, xbMytEdul2.2, whole genome shotgun sequence, the genomic window AATAAAGGTTGATTATGTTTATCATGTTCATATACAGTTTCCTTGTCTCCTTTCTTGTTCATTATAATCACAGCACTTCTTTTTAGATTATTATAAGCTCCTACTATAAGTTTATTGTCACTGATAACATGGATAGCAATGGGAAGTAAAGGTGATACATCATACACAGAATCAGTCAGTTCACCGCTACTGCTGATTTGTTGTAACCTTGTTTCCCCCAAAACACACAGAAGGAGTTGATTAGATGGAGTAACTGCCATTCCATACACTTTAATGTTGAATTCAGACATCACCTTCAGATTGGTTCCTTCAAGTTTTACTCTCTGTAATATTCCAAGTTGACCAGATTTTATCCAAATTGACTGGTCAAGGCATGTATTTACAGATCCTATTGTATCAAGTTCAGTTTGATATGTATTATTGATGACTAGGGAGATGTTTATTTCTGCTGACAAGTTTCCATCATCTTGTAGTGATCCAATGTTTGATTGGTTAATATTCCCTGGAACAAATTTCTGTGAAGAAGCATAGCTAGGCCGGGTTCGTGGTTCTTGGGTTTCAGTGAATTTCTCTATCTTCTTGACCTCTTTGAAAAATTCAGAGGCATTGGAAATGTCAATACAGTCCTGGACTTCAGTGATTTTGTCATCCATCTGGTTTGTGAATGATGATATAGCGTTAAGATCTGATTTGACTGATAATAAAACAGTTTCGTGATTCTGTTCCAGTTTATTTTTGAgttctttaaaatattgttctACTTGCTCTTTTATAGTTTTCTCATGCTTAAGAATATCTTGTCTTACTTTTGAATACTTTGAATTTTCGGCTGACACTAGTTTATTGAGCTCATCGTTCTTCATGTTGATTTTAGAATTACTCTTCTGCATTTTACTTTGTTCTTTTTTAAGTCTTTCTACTTTGATGTTGTATGCATCACTAATTTCAATTAAATCATGCTTCATATGAACTTTAGCAACACAGGTTGGACACACTAGGATCTCACACATATTACAGTAAAGACATGATGATTGTCCAGCATGTTCATCACATTTAATATTGGTAAAATCCAGTTCTTCAGTATGCAATCCAATCTCTTCTCTACTGATGATCTTATGATCAAGTGCATTTTTGAATTGGGAATGTACATTTTCCTTGCAATGAGCACACATCATAATACTGCAGTCCATGCATTTCCACTGAATTGGTCTATCtgttttacataatttacaattAACAGGAACTTGACCTCCCCCAAACGGCTGAGAGGAAGCCATATTTGTCAGGTGTGTCCCAGGTATTTCACTTCCTTGTTTGATCTATTTTTAAGTTGTTATGATCAATAAGTTAAATACCCTTGTACTTAGTGAATATATACTGAAACAGGATAACAGTGAACAAATAATTTATCGCTTGTGTAAATTTAAATACCATGATTGAGAAGAccataaatattatatttcacaTGCCTACAATAATTTACAACTAATTAGGTTACCTTAACTGACTGTCCCTAAGATAATCTACTTATTTTTTTAGTCTGTTTGACTGTTAGTCTTTCTGTTTATCAATGCATCCATCCATTCCAAATCAAGTTAAAAAATGatgtgaactttaaaaaaattatggttTTCACCCATATATTACAGATCACtaatcaggttaaagttttgtttaGGGTAGTTTCCAATAAAGTTGTAGTCATGTGACttgtcaacttgaaacttaaaaaaTCAACACAAAATAAATTAGGGTTTTGAACCAGATTTCACGGTTTACTGAATGTGGAAATGTGATAGTATGAGCGGGGCAATGAGACAGATGGACACATATTCTTGTTTAGACTACTTTCTTTTCTGTCCATTTTGGTTTGATCTGCCCTTCAATGTTTGGATTAGGTTTCAGACTTTAAAATTGTTTGGCTTCCTGGTCCAACAGTACTGAAAAGACTCTTTTACGAGATGCAGTCAAAATTTGAACCATTAATGCTATTATGGTTGAAGATGCTAACAGTATCTAACGTCAGTTATCAAAGTTgtccgtatctactgtagtgttatcagagttgtcagtatctaACGTCTTGATATCAAAGTTgtccgtatctactgtagtgttatcagagttgtcagtatatAGCGTCATGATATCAAAGTCGtcagtatctactgtagtgttatcagagtcgtTTTTATCTAACGTCATGATAACAAAGTTCTCCGTATCTACTATACACaaagtgttatcagagttgttagtatctactgtagtgttatcagagtcgtcagtatctactgtagtgttatctgAGTTGTCAGTATCTAAAGTCATGATATCAAAGTTCTCCGTATCTACTATACACaaagtgttatcagagttgttagtatctactgtagtgttatcagagtcgtcagtatctactgtagtgttatcagagttgtttgTATCTAAAGTCATGATATCAAAGTTGTCCGTACCTACTGTAttgttatcaaagttgtcagtATCTACTGCAGTGTTATCCGCATTGTAAGTATCCACTGTAGTCTTATTAGaattgtcagtatccactgttgtgttatcagagttgtcagtatccactgtaatcttatcagagttgtcagtatccactgtaatTTTATcaagagttgtcagtatccactgtaatgttatcaaagttgtcagtatccactgtaatgttatcagagttgccAGTTtccactgtaatgttatcagagttgtcagtttccactgttgtgttatcagagttgtcagtatccactgtaatgttatcagagttatCAGTTTCCActctaatgttatcagagttgtcagttgccactgtaatgttatcagagttgtcagtatccactgtaatgttatcagagttgccAGTTTCCActctaatgttatcagagttgtcagtttccATTGttgtgttatcagagttgtcagtatccactgtaatgttatcagagttgtcagagTCCACTGTAATGTTTTCAGAGTTGTCAGTTtccactgtaatgttatcagagttgtctgTTTCCcctgtaatgttatcagagttgtctgTTTCCcctgtaatgttatcagagtggTCAGTTTCCCCTCttatgttatcagagttgtcagtttccactcttatgttatcagagttgtcagtatccatggTAGTGGTCTCAGAGTTTTgagtatctactgtagtgttatcagggTTGTCAGTATCCACTATAGAGTTATCAGATTTGTCAGTATCAACTATAGTATTATTAGAAATTTAAGAAACTGCCGTGTAATCAAAGTTGTCAGTATCCAGTAatatgttatcaaagttgtcagaatCCATTGtggtgttatcagagttgtcagaatccactgtagtgttatcaaagttgtcagaatccactgtagtgttatcaaagttgtcatcatccactgtagtgttatcagagttgtcagcatccactgtagtgttatcaaagttgtcataatccactgtagtgttatcagagttgtcagaatccactgtagtgttatcaaagttgtcagaatgcactgtagtgttatcaaagttgtcaaaatccactgtagtgttatcaaagttgtcatcatccactgtagtgttatcaaagttgtcatcatccactgtagtgttatcaaagttgtcagaatccactgtagtgttatcaaagttgtcagaatgcactgtaatgttatcagagttgtcagaatccactgtagtgttatcaaagttgtcagtATCCATTGTAGTATTAACAGAGTTTTCAgttgttttttaattgatatcAGAGTTGTGTCCAGTCATATTATCAGATTTGTCACACGTTAAACCAACTTTTAAGTCTGAACGactttctaacatgtatatatttatagatcAAATATGAATAGCTACAAATAAACTCAAAGTGATtaccataaaaaataataaatgtatccACAGGTAATATTCGTAGATAATCGtgttcttttgttttatattcagcattgtttatcTTGTTATCACAAtgaaataaatcttatatatttaattattgtattgctGTAATATTACACATTTGTAGGTATTAATTTTTGTCATACTAGTATCTTTATTTCGTCTTTTGTGttattttcagaaataaagtCGGTTGTATTTACTTTGTTAGCCAGATCTGTAATGAGTCAACCAGTTTTTGGTCAGATGTTTTGTTATCGTGTTATTGGGTGATTGTTATTACCTTGATATTTTTTTGAGTAAATGTTAAATCTTCCAAACCAGTGTTATTGGCATATTTATCTCTTGTCATCATGATTCGTCACTGTGCTATTATCAGATATCTCGTTCGTCAAAACGTTATTGTTAAAATCATGATTAGTCGGTTTATAATTGTTAGGATCAATGTGTAATTGACAAAAGTATGTCTGATTTTAAGTcattgttataatcttaatagtcaatgtgttattgttagaatcataatattagtcaatgtgttattgttagaatcataatattagtcaatgtgttgttgttagaatcataatattagtcaatgtgttattgttttaatcataatattagtcaatgtgttgttgttagaatcataatattagtcaatgtgttattgttagaatcataatattagtcaatgtgttattgttttaatcataatattagtcaatgtgttgttgttagaatcataatattagtcaatgtgttattgttagaatcatgatagtagtcaatgtgttattgttagaatcatgatattagtcaatgagttattgttttaatcataatattaatcaatgtgttattgttagaatcatgatatAAGTCCATGTGTCATTGTTAGAATTATAATATtaatcaatgtgttattgttagaatcataatataagtcaatgtgttattgttttaatcataatattagtcaatgtgttattgttttaatcataatataagtcaatgtgttattgttagaatcatgatatAAGTCAATGTGtcattgttagaatcataatattaatcaatgtgttattgttagaatcataatattagtcaatgtgttattgttttatcataatattaatcaatgtgttattgttagaatcgtGATATTAGTCAATGTGATATTGCTACAATCGTGATAGTAGTCCATGTGTTATTGTTACAAccatgatattagtcaatgagTTATTGtttaaatcataatattagtcaatgtgttattgttagaatcataatattagtcaatgagttattgttacaatcataatattagtcaatgtgttattgttctaatcataatattagtcaatgtgttattgttagaatcataatattagtcaatgtgttattgttagaatcatactATAattcaatgtgttattgttttaatcataatattagtcaatgtgttattgttttaatcataatataagtcaatgtgttattgttagaatcatgatatAAGTCAATGTGtcattgttttaatcataatattagtcaatgtgttattgttagaattataatattagtcaatgtgttattgttagaatcataatattagtcaatgtgttgttgttagaatcataatattagtcaatgtgttattgttagaatcataatattagtcaatgtgttattgttagaatcatgatattagtcaatgtgttattgttaaaatcataatattagtcaatgtgttattgttttaatcataatattagtcaatgtgttattgttttaatcataatattagtcaatgtgttattgttagaatcataatattggtcaatgtgttattgttttaatcatgatATCATTGACAGATATATTGTcgattttgatctgagcgtcactgatgagtcttatgtagacgaaacgcgcgtctggcgtataaaattataatcctggtactttttactatttacaccactgggtcgatgccactgctggtggacgtttcgtccccgagggtatcaccagccaagtagtcagcacttcggtgctgacatgaatatcaattatatggtcatttttataaattttctgtttacaaaactttgaatttttcgaaaaactaaggattttcttaccccaggagtagattaccttagccatatttggcacaacttttaggaatttttgatcctcaatgctcttcaactttgtatttatttggctttttaactattttgatctgagcgtcactgatgagtcttatgtagacgaaacgcgcgtctggcgtataaaattataatcctggtacttttgataactatcgaCATCATTTTATTGTTAGACTCGTTATTGATCCACGTGTTATTAGTTCATGTGTTATGGTTGAAATCATGATTAGTAATAGTTTTATCGTGTTATTGTTAGATGTGTCATtagtcattatgttattgttaaaaTCGTGATATTATCGATGTGTTATTGATAGAATGATGATGTTTTTTATAACGTTTTGTTAAAATCATGATAAGTCATTATGTTAGTATTTGAATCATGCAAGATAAGgttgtcattttgtctctgtGATAGTTATAGCTTCTCGATGTGCTTTCGTTAAAGTATTTGTTGTGTtactttatatattatgaattcgTATTCCATGtatcatttgtcattttttgttgttgctcatAGTATTTCATTTCATAACATTATGTACTATGAATTAATATGATTATCAAATTTCAATTATTGGTAAACATTTTGTTCAAGTTAGTATCAGTGGTTATCGGATTTATCATTAGTCATTGGGTAACTGGAAGACAAAAAGATAGTTGTCGCGTTTTTGTGACTATTCTGTTGTTGTTAGTACATCGATTGTCATTACACTTTGTTGTTAGTACATCGATTGTCATTACACTTTGTTGTTAGTACATCGATTGTCATTACACTTTGTTGTCAAATTGgtcattttgttattgtcaaaTTAGTCGTTTTGTTATTGTCAAATTCGTCGTTTTGTTATTGTTGGATTTGTATCGCGCGGCAAAATGCAAGATGACTCGTTATTCATGTTCTTATTAACAAATGTATATTGGGTATAACCATGTCATCGACCATTAAGTTGTTGTTAGATTATCGCTAGCCATTTTATATATCTATCAATTATTACACATTCAACACACTGGTCATAGCattattttaaagttattaaaaaaattagttGACCATTATAGATGAGGAAAGATACATCGGTTATTGTCAGACTTGCTATTGATACTTATATATCAGATTTAGAATTAACGATGTGTTAACTACAGTAAATACAATGGTATTTTCATATTTTCGAATTTGTTATTATTGTGTTTTGTAACGTTATAATCATTATCGGCTAGGTTAAGATGTTACTGTTAGATCTACCGTTGGCCATTCTgttattgtcatatttataacTGATTATAGCCCAAATGTCAGATTTGTAACTGATTACCGGCCCTTTTGTCAGATTAATAACTGATTATCGCCATGTTGTCAGATTTGTAACTGATTATCGTCCCTTTTGTCAGATTTGTAACTGGTTATCGTCTTATTGTCAGATTTATAAATTATCGTTGGTTAGTGTAATACTGTCAGGTATGTCGTTCGTCAATATACTAGTAAAATTGTCAGAATAATAACTGCTCATTGTGCGTTTGTCCAATTTATAATCCCTACCTTTGTAAAGTTTACTCCGGTATGCCATTTCTTTTTGGTCATTGTGTTGTTGTCAGATATATCGCTGGCAAGTATGTGCTATTGCCACCTTGGTAGCAGGTTATTGTACTTTTATAAGAATTATAACCACTGTTTATGCTAattgattactagtatatattccTTTGTATTTTGATACCTCCTTTGTCAGTCGTGGGTTCGTACTTTTATTAGATATATCGATCATTGGCTATTTTAAAGTATGTTTAATATTAGTCATTATCGCTTTGACATATTTAAGTTAGTCATTGTGTTAATGTCAGCTTTACGTTAGTCATTGTGTGAATTCTCTAGGTTTGTCATTGTGTTAATATCAGAATTAAGTTGGTCATTGTGTTAATGTCAGATTTGAAATGATAATTGTATTAATGTTTTGAGATGCTCATGGCGGTATGGCAGCTTTAAGTTTGTCATTGTGTTAATGATAAACTTTGCTGATAGACATATAGTTGCATTTTGCTTTTGGCTGCTTCCATTTACAACTGCACCATTGTGCTGTTTGCAACTGTTCCATTGTCCGTTGTTTAATAGCAGCTTTAATGTTGCTCATTGTGTTGTTTGCAGCTGTGTTAGTGCCATTTTTGTGTTGGCTACATTATCATTTATCATTGTGTTGTCTGCAGCTTACTATTGCCAGTTGTGTAATGGCATCAATTGCATTCCTCGTTGTGTTGTTTGAAGCTGTGTCAATTGTTCATTTTATGTTTGCCGCATTATCATTGCTTATTGTATTGTTTGCAGCTGTACCATTGCTCACTATGTGTCGGCAGATTGAAcattgctcatgttttgtttgTAGCTGTTCCATTGTTCATTATAAACATGAAGTTTTATCGTTCCTCATTGTGTTATGGACAGATCTACAATTGCTCATTATGTGTCGGCAGATTGATCATTGCTGAATGTGTTGTTTGCAGCAGTTCCATTTCTCATTTTTTGTAGGCAACATTGGTGCAACATTTCCTAATAAAGTGTTGTCAGTTTCGTATTCACTGAAATCATGCATTGTATATTCGGTTTTTAGGGTACGGTGCATCTTTGAACGTTACTCGTCTGATATACAAATCGACTCCTTCTGTTTTAGAAGGTTAGTTAtcattcatcttttatttttcgACGTATCTTTGCTTATTGTATTGTTAGCAAATTTGTCTTTGTTCGTTTGATATTTTGGCAGATTCTGTTTTGTTCGCTAAGTAATTAGCAGATTTATCTTTCTTCAGTAAGTTGTTAGCAGATTAATCACTGCTTCAATGATATTGGCAGAACTATGTGAGTTCATTGTTCATTGTGTTGCTTGTATGTTCACACATTAACCGTTGTTTTAAGGAGTTATCCATATAAAGAtaggatgatgtggtatgatagttCATATGACACCTATCCACTTGGGTTATACAGTGCACTCTAAAAGATAACATCACCACGCACAAACAGCCATTttgacacaactatccaccattttgttcctttcttgccgatttttttttttttacgaaataatgaaatgaataaaggaaaatgTGTTTGTTAAAGGGCCACTTGAAGGCGCGGCATTTTCTCATTGGTGTCCTACTGTCCTTGtgttctgttctttggtcgggttgttgtctcttttatacATTCCCTGTTTCATTTTTGTTCATTGTGTTGTTTGCAGCTGTACTATCGACTGTTGTGTAATGGCAGCTTTTACATTGCTCATTGTTTTTTTTGTAGCTGTACCATTGTTCATGTTACGTTGAAAGAATTCTCAttgctttttttgtgttttgcagCTGTGCCATTGCTCTTTATATGTTGGCAGATTTATTATTGCTTAAATGCAGTTTTTCCGTTGTAAATTTTGTGTTCACAGGTTCATCATTATTCTTTGTTTTGTGTGCAGCAGTGTCATTGCTCGTTTTGTATAGGCCGTTGTTTCATTGTTTGTTTCGTATTCGCAGATGTATCGTTGCTCTTTATGTACTTGTATCTTTATCATTGCTCATTTTATTGGTTGTTGCTATACCACTTTCTTCTTTGCTGGTGGTCTATATTATTGGTGATCGTACATTGTGTTTTATGCAGCTGAATCATTGCTCTTTTTGAATTGGCAGTTTTGTCATAGCTGATTGTGTTTTTGTGGCTTTACCATTGTTCACTGTGTGTTGGTACTTTTTTTATTGTTCGTTGTGTTGTATGCAGTTGTACAATTGCTCATTAAGTAATGGCAGATTAATCATTGCTCGTTGTATTTTGCCTGATCTACCATCGGTCATGTGTTGTATGCAGCTGTGTCAATTCTGATTATGTAATGGTAGCTTTATCATTGCTCAATGTGTTGTTTGCAGTTGTCATCTGTATCAAATCTGTGGAGACATCAATATAATTGATCATTGTGATGTTGGTAACTACAACAATGTTAATTGCTTTATAGCTGATTATTGGTTCGTTTATCTGCTACAATATTGTCCGTTGtgcttttttgcaatttttcattgcaaatgataaataaagtcaacagtagtatattgctgttaaatagtcataaatcgattgagagaaaacaaatccgggttccaagctaaaacagagggaaacgcatcaactataagaggaaaacaacgaaacaacagaaacattgaaatgcaacaacaaacaaacgacaatgcaaaacacacagaaacgaactataagataacaaatgtcattttcctgacttggtacaggacatttttataacaaaatggtgAGTTTAAACCTCGTTTTGTTGCTAGCCCAACCTGGcgtttttatggcaatgttaaataaacCACTAAAATGACAGCATTACATGACAGgattacagtacaaataaattcaaaaacaatCAGGACagaataatacacaaataaacaatataatagaaCATTTCGACATGGTCCACAGAATAATAACGAATACGCAAAACAACCTAGGACAGCACACAAAAAACTGAACCACGAACTGTCCGTCATACATCTGTATCAACACCACAAAAGTGACCttacatgatatttaaaaaaaaggaaaggatataaatcaagattaggtttgtaattatgttatttgatgtattttataacaattgcaaTGTACAAGAATAtttaatatagaattgtgttagtaataAGTTAATTAACTGTATTAAATAGctatgtttgtattttttctaaatcaaactgtaaaacaaataacacCTTTATCATATATGCATGGCTcgttgttctttttttatatacttatagTCGTGCTCATTGAGACGTCATTATGTTTCTAgcaaatataacaaacatatcAAACTAATTTTGCTGATTTAGTGTACCATTATCTAcctaagaaaatgtctgtatcaagccagaactatgacagttgttttacattAGTTAGAt contains:
- the LOC139516236 gene encoding uncharacterized protein, whose amino-acid sequence is MASSQPFGGGQVPVNCKLCKTDRPIQWKCMDCSIMMCAHCKENVHSQFKNALDHKIISREEIGLHTEELDFTNIKCDEHAGQSSCLYCNMCEILVCPTCVAKVHMKHDLIEISDAYNIKVERLKKEQSKMQKSNSKINMKNDELNKLVSAENSKYSKVRQDILKHEKTIKEQVEQYFKELKNKLEQNHETVLLSVKSDLNAISSFTNQMDDKITEVQDCIDISNASEFFKEVKKIEKFTETQEPRTRPSYASSQKFVPGNINQSNIGSLQDDGNLSAEINISLVINNTYQTELDTIGSVNTCLDQSIWIKSGQLGILQRVKLEGTNLKVMSEFNIKVYGMAVTPSNQLLLCVLGETRLQQISSSGELTDSVYDVSPLLPIAIHVISDNKLIVGAYNNLKRSAVIIMNKKGDKETVYEHDKHNQPLFNIPKYITTTCNGNIHVVDRISDDARGKVVVLGQEGHIINQYTGHPTINKSKPFKPAHIVSTPSDNVVVKGLNIPILHILNDNGHLISYFNTNDIGIERPHSLAFNTTGQLYIGCTKVVGDEANDAKLYVINIEGF